In the genome of Vicia villosa cultivar HV-30 ecotype Madison, WI linkage group LG7, Vvil1.0, whole genome shotgun sequence, one region contains:
- the LOC131616684 gene encoding peroxisome biogenesis protein 16, whose product MEAYKRWVRQNKEYVHSLESLANGMTWLLPERFSESEIGPEAVTTILGIVTAINEHIIDSSPSQNITGSVEPNSFPFPLCLSALKDLETLVEVVAQHYYGDDKKWNFLAVTEGIKVLVRLSLFRKSGYKMVLHGGETSNDDSTSQHQIAANPKGRYNPGTNPWNLEGRALSALSQFGEKARMVSDPVWARRVQHQQAIMEPAASRVVKPTLSTILSKKGFRGALFLIGEVLFIIRPLIYVLFIRKYGIRSWTPWFLSLAIDTISNSILSIITTTVAGENQKMIHISAPEKDEVKRRKLLFVLYLMRDPFFSKYTRRKLESTEKVLEPVPIIGFLTAKIVELTIGAQTRYTYMSGS is encoded by the exons ATGGAGGCTTATAAGAGATGGGTGAGACAGAACAAAGAGTATGTGCACTCGTTAGAATCTTTGGCCAAT GGAATGACATGGCTTCTTCCTGAACGATTTTCTGAATCAGAGATTGGACCAGAAGCAG TGACAACCATTTTGGGAATCGTCACAGCTATCAATGAACATATAATTGATAGTTCTCCTAGCCAAAATATTACTGGCTCTGTAGAGCCTAATTCATTCCCTTTTCCATTATGCTTATCTGCATTAAAGGATTTGGAAACATTAGTTGAAGTCGTGGCACAACATTACTATGGCGATGATAAGAAATGGAATTTCCTTGCTGTTACCGAAGGAATCAA GGTACTGGTTCGGTTGTCTTTGTTCCGAAAGAGTGGATATAAAATGGTGTTACATGGAGGGGAGACCTCTAATGATGATTCTACTTCACAACATCAAATTGCCGCGAACCCAAAAGGGCGTTACAATCCTGGAACAAACCCGTGGAATCTGGAAGGAAGAGCACTGTCTGCGTTAAGTCAATTTGGAGAAAAAGCGAGGATGGTGTCAGATCCGGTGTGGGCACGTAGGGTTCAACACCAGCAAGCAATCATGGAACCCGCCG CTTCAAGGGTAGTGAAACCTACACTTTCCACCATATTGTCCAAAAAGGGGTTTCGTGGAGCTTTGTTTTTGATTGGAGAAGTCCTATTTATTATTAGACCACTTATCTATGTTTTATTTATTCGAAAATACGGCATTCGGTCATGGACCCCTTGGTTCCTTTCACTGGCTATTGATACCATATCAAACAGTATTCTCTCAATTATTACAACGACAGTGGCGGGTGAAAATCAGAAAATGATTCATATTTCTGCCCCAGAAAAGGATGAG GTTAAACGACGGAAGCTGTTATTTGTACTCTACCTAATGAGAGATCCATTTTTCAGCAAATATACTAG ACGAAAACTTGAAAGCACAGAGAAAGTTTTGGAACCTGTACCAATCATAGGATTTCTTACAG CTAAAATTGTTGAGCTTACGATTGGAGCTCAAACACGGTACACTTACATGTCAGGATCATGA